A stretch of Thermus hydrothermalis DNA encodes these proteins:
- a CDS encoding AMP-binding enzyme, whose protein sequence is KDIEAFCRQHLAAYKVPRIIVFRESLPKSSVGKILKRELTKALGPRR, encoded by the coding sequence AAGGACATTGAGGCCTTCTGCCGCCAACACCTGGCCGCTTACAAGGTGCCCCGCATCATTGTCTTCCGGGAAAGCCTCCCCAAGTCCAGCGTGGGGAAGATCCTGAAGCGGGAGCTCACCAAAGCGCTCGGGCCAAGGCGGTAG